The window GTATACCTATACTAAAAAGGCTTTTTGTTGCTTTTATGCTTTTGCTGCCATTCAATTTAGCGGCGCAGCAGTTGGTGCCGATTGACAGTACTATCCAGGAACATGTATTCGGGGCCAAACAGATCAAATGGCTGCCTGATAGTAATGGTTCGTTAACCCTGCAGCAGGTAATGTCGCAGGAATATGACCGGAAGTTTAACGAGAATAAAGCTTACTATCCTCAAAATTACAATCTGCATACCTGGTATTGGTATAAAATTAAGGTGCGGTTTAATCAGACTATGAAGGGTAGGGATTGCCTGATAGAGTTTTTTGACCAAACTACCGATGATATAACCGCTTTTATTCCGGACACGAACGGCAATTATATCTCATCGCGCGCAGGCGCCAAATTTAATTTTAAGGACAGGCTTTTCAGGCATAAAAACTTCGAGTTTAAAGTGCTGAACTATAAAAAAGGCGAGTATACTTACTATTTCAGGGTAAAATCGGTCGAGCAGGTTAACGTAATTATAGTATACCGCAGGATTGATTACTTTATCCATTACGCGCTTACTGAATATCTTACCTATGGCCTTTTCTACGGCATGATCTTGATATTCTGCTTCCACAACCTGCTCATGTTTATGGCGGTAAAGCGGTTGCAATATCTGTTTTATGTATTATATATATTAAGCGTAGGCTTTTATGAGATGAGCGTGGATGGCATTGCCTTCCAATACCTGTGGCCGAAATCGCCCGCCTGGAATGAGTATGCCTATGGTATTGCCTTGTATATGATCAGCGTATTTGCACTGATATTTACTAAAGAGTTATTACAGGTGAAAACCCGCGCCAAAAGTTTGTACAACCTAATAAATGTGGTGTTAGTTTTGCGCACGTTATACTTTATTTATTGTTTTCTTTTCAATAAAAGCTTCTTCATTTACAAGTTTGTTGATGCTATTCCGCTGGCCGTGGCCTTTTATACAGGCATAAAAGTTTGGAGCGAAGGGTTTAAACCCGCCCGCTTTTTTGTACTTGGCTATACCTTCCTGTTTATTGGGTTTTTAATAAAGTTATCGGTAGTACTGGGGCTTTTCCCTATTTTGAACCGGGTGCTGGGGCATTACAGTTTAAGTTTATCATTTGTGTTGGAAATGGTTTTCCTGTCATTTTCCATCGGCGACCAGGTGCGGTTGCTGCGCAGGGAAAAAGATGAAGCTCAGGAAGAGACCATCAGACAAATGGCTATAAATGTTGAGCTGAAGGATTCCATTAACCGGGAACTGGAGCACCAGGTGAAGATACGTACCGCCGAAGTGATCCAGAAATCAGATGAGATCATTAAGCAATCGCACATTATAGAGGAACAGAACGAAGAACTGCTGGCCACTAATGAACAACTGGAATTGCAGGCCGCCGAAATATCGCGCATGAACCAGTTGCTGCAAAAAGATAATATCCAGCTGAAGACCAATATTGAAAAAGTGACCGATGCCCGGGCACTGTCAACCGAGTTAAGCTTTGAAGAGTTTAGCGCCAAATATCCCGATCAGGAAACCTGCTATAAATTCCTTTCAGAACTAAAGTGGGCAAATGGGTATCAGTGTTCGCGCTGTGGTAACAATAACTATTGTGGCGGGCGCATGCCTTACAGCAGGCGTTGTACTAAATGTACCTATGAAGAATCGGCACTACAAAAAACCATATTCCATAATAACCGCATACCTATAAATAAAGCTTTTTATTTGGTGTATCTGATGTATACCAGCAAAGGCACCATCTCATCACATCAACTCTCTGAAAAACTGGAAATTAGGCAAAGTACCTGCTGGTCGTATGCTATCCGTGTTAAAAAAGCCATGGCCGAGCGTAAAAAGGAATCAAAGAAGGGAAGTACCCAAGGCTGGAGCAAATTGGTAATCGAAAATTCGTAACTGGTTTTTTGCTTAATCTGCCTTTTTACGCCGTTTTCGCCTGTTTTTATGCCTTATAATATTGGCAAATACTACCTATAATTGCCCAAAAACGCCCGTTTTTCCTGTTTTGCCGAAGCTAAATACCTATTTTTTTAATTGCGCAATAAGCGTATCACACCAATTGTGGTAAAAAAGCATAAAGTGCCCCTGCGTTAAAATTGAGGCTTTTTTAATTTTTTATTGTTTGCGCATTAAACGTATCAAAATATTTGTAAATAACTAATTATCAGTTATTTATGAAATATTTTTCTTGTTTTTAAGCTTAAAAGTAGCTTAAATTTACCTCACCAGTTATTACTAAGAAAACATAAAACTTTAACCAATTAATGAAAATCCTCCTTTCGTAAACGGGCAGGCTATCCTGTCGGCACGGGGAATGAACAAGGTTCAGTTTTCCCGGAATACTTAATTCAGACCTATGTTTCTGATTGTAAATTAATTACCAACCAAATTAAATTATGAAAAAACAAATTACTCTTCTTATTACTGTTTTACTTACTGCCTGCCTGTACTCTTTTGCGCAAACTAACGTGAAGGGCACGGTATCAGATAGTAAAAACACGCCCATTCCCGGGGCAACCGTAAAGGTTAAAGAAACGGGAAAAGCCGTAGCTACCGATATTAACGGTAATTACACCATATCCGCTGCTGCAAACAGCACGCTGATATTTTCAAGTGTTGGTTATACAACAGTTGAACAAAAGGTAAATAACCGCAGCACGGTAAACGTACAGCTTGCCGATGATAGCAAGCAGTTAAGCGACGTAGTGGTTATCGGTTATGGTACACGCGCGGTAAAAGATGTTACCGGCGCTATCTCAAGTGTTAAGGCTGAAAAGTTGGAGAACGAAAATCCAACCAGTGTTACAGATCTGATCAGGGGTAATGTACCGGGTATCACTGTAAGTATGAATACATCTGCTAAAGGCGGTGGCGCCGGCGATTTATTAGTGCGTGGTAAGGCAACATTATCGGCTAATACACAACCTTTAATTGTGTTGGACGGGGTTATATACAATGGACAACTGGCCGATATCAATCCAAATGATATTGAACGTGTAGATATTTTGCGCGATCCAAGCGCCCTGGCTGTTTACGGTTCAACATCGGCAGCAGGTGTTGTAGCTGTTACTACTAAAAAGGGTAAGAACGGTGCACCGCAAATTACTTTAAACGCTAATACCGGTATTTCGCAGTTAGAGAAAAATCAAAAATTTTATGGCCCCGAGGGCTTTTTGAACTGGCGGGCCGACGGTGCGCGTAGTTCAAACACCACCAACCCGTATTATTTTTACAGCAACCCTAATGCTTTGCCTGATGGTGTTACCTTAGCGCAATTTATGGGTACATCAACCGGCGACCCAACCACTGTTTGGCTGCAACGTTTAGGTTTGCAAAACAACGAGATTGCCAATTACTTTGCCGGTAAAACTACCGATTGGGCTAAACTGGTATTCCGTAATGGCCTGCGCCAGGATTATACTGCGAGTTTATCGGGCCGTAACGATAATACCAACTATTATATGTCGGGTAATTTTACCAAAAACCAAAACCTGATACAAGGGGGCGAATACAAAAACTATCGCGTACGTGTAAACCTTGAGGGCAAAGCTTCAAAGTTTTTAACAGTTGGTGTTAACGCCCAGTTTGCCAGCCGTGATGAAGGCGGTAACGAGGCCGACTGGAACCAGATCATCAACTCATCGCCTTATGGTGATATGTACCTGGCCGATGGTGTTACCCTGCGTCGTATTGATACCGATGATAGCGGTTTGAACCAGCGTAACCCTTTCCTGGCTATGCATTATAACCAAACTGTGGCCGTGCAAAATGTTTTATTTGCCAATATGTTTGCCAAGGTAAATCTGCCTTTCGGGATATTATATACCTTAAACTATAGCCCTTCTATTGAAGCGTACCGCAACTTTAACTTTATCCCGGTGGCTAACCCTAACGAATTGGCGGGTGGCGAGGTATCGCGTACGATGGAAAACAGGTACCGCTACAACCTGGATAACATCCTGTCATGGAATAAAACATTCGGTATCCACAATTTTGATGTTACAGGGTTATTAAATAAAGAGAAATACCAATCATGGTATACCTCTACTTCAAACTCTAACTTATCGCCAAGCGATCTTTTAGGATACCACAGCGTTGGTGCCGGTACGTTGCCAATTGAAAGCAGCGATGACCGCGTGTATAACGCCGATGCTTTGATGGGCCGTGTTAACTATACCCTGATGGGGCGTTATATTTTAACCGGTACTATCCGCCGCGACGGCTTCTCCCCATTTGGTTTGCAATACCCAAGGGCTACCTATAAATCGGGTGCCTTAGCCTGGATACTGAGCGATGAGAGCTTTATGAAAACCGATAAGTTTAAATGGCTGAATTTTGCAAAACTGCGCTTAGGTTATGGTGATAACGGTAACCGTTTAACCGCAGGGTCAGGAACCAGTACGGTTGACCCATTAGTGGCACTGGCCGTGCTGGCAAGCCCCAAATATCCAACAGTAACATCGGCCGGTGTGGTAACTAATAACCCAACACTGGTGGCAACATCATTGCAAAACCCTAACCTGAAATGGGAGCGTACTACAGGGATTAACATTGGTTTGGACTTCACTATACTGAACAATCGCCTAAATGGTAGTATTGATTTGTATAACCGTAAAACTACCAACCTTATTGTAAGGCGTGCGTTATCGGCCATACAAGGGTTAAACGATTCACAGATCCCACTTACGGGAACTACTTATTTAAGCAATAATTCCAGCTTATTTTCAAACATTGGCGAGGTTAATAATAAAGGCTTCGAGATTAACCTGAATGGGAAAATATTAAGCACCAAAAACTTTAGGTGGGATGCTTCGGGCAACTTCTTTGTTAACCGTAATAAAATTGTGCACCTATACGGTTCACAAACCATTGTTGATGCTGCGGGAAACACCACCACGGTTGAAAAAGATGATATTGGCAACGGCTGGTTTATTGGCCACGATGTAAACACTGTTTGGGATTATAATATCCAGGGTGTATGGAAAACTACTGAAGCTACGGAGGCTGCTACCTATGGTGCTAAGCCTGGCGACTTTAAATTACAGGATGTAAACGGAGACCACGTTTATACTAATGCCGATAAGCAATTTTTGGGTAGCACAAGCGGCTTGTGGAACTGGTCGTTACGCAACGATTTTAATATCTACAAAAACTTCGATTTTTCATTCCTTATCGTATCGCAAATTGGCCAGCTAAGAAAGTATAACCAGGCGCTTAATAACCCCGGCAGCGTTGGTTTCGCCCGCCAGAGCTCATATGTATTGCCTTACTGGACACCTGATAACCAGATTGACAATTATGCGCGTTTAAGTTCAGGATCTGAAGGTACCACTATAAACGTTTGGCGTAAGGCATCATTTGCCAGGGTTCAAACCGTATCTGTAGGTTACACATTTAACAAGAACCTGGTTAAAAAAGTAGGCATGCAAAGCGCTAAAATATTTGCGAGCGCCAACAATTTGTGGGTATATGACCCAAGCTGGGATTTTTGGGACCCGCAAAATGATGGCCCAACACCACGCTTATTATCTGTAGGCTTAAACGTAACTTTTTAACTGGATAAAAGAATTAGTGAAACATGAAAAAAATAAATAAAAGTATTATAACAGCCTTTGCAGTTGCAGCTGTTATTATTGCCGATGGTTGTACTAAAAGAGCCGATCTTACACCCGATCCTCTTTCGAAACTAACCCCCGATCAAACGTTAAATACCCCTGCGGCATTTAAAAGCGCAATAGAAACCTTAAACCTTACTATGCGTACCGAATACTTTGGCGATTCGGCGCCTATGCTTACCGAATCTATTTTTACAGATTCGGGTGTAGAGGGTACAACAGATAAAACTACCCCAGCCCAGGACCTGAATGCGCGTATTACGCCAACCGCTAACCTGGACAGTGATGACTACAACAAAATTGGGCGTTACTGGTATATGTGGTGGCAAGGCGTGCATGATGCTAATGTGGTCATCTCGCGCATAGATAACGCTACCTGGCCAACAACGGCAGCACGTAACGCGGTACTTGGCGCGGCATATTTTCACCGTGCTTACCGCTATTACCGTTTAACACATCAGTTTGGTGATGTGCCATTGATTTTAAAAGAAGAAACCGCAGTAAATACTTCTTATTATAGTACACAGCGTTTAGTGATTTTAAAACAAATGAAAACCGATTTGGAATTTGCAGCAGCAAACCTCCCGGTAACGGTAGATAAGGGCGAGATATCAAAAGGCGCTGCTAATCATTTACTTACCAAAGTTAATCTGGCATTAGGTTTATTTGACGACGCAATCGCATCGGCCACAGCCGTAATTAATGGTCCTTATCATTTAATGACCAGCCGTTTTGGTATTGTAGCTAATGACGCAACCAGGAACGTGATATGGGATCTGCACCGTCCGGAAAATAAATCGTTAGGCTCAAATACTGAAGCTATATTAAACGTAATTGACCGTGAAACCTTAGACGGCGCTACACCAAACGGTTCGCAAATTATGCGTAACAATATACCTATGTGGCATAACGGTACTATTTTAACACCTGTTGGCCACAAACCGGGTATTGTTGACGCGGTAACCGCCGAATTCCCCCTCACATTGTATTATGGCCGTGGTATTGGCCGTGCCCGCCCTACATCATACGCCACACAAGCTATATGGGCTGATAGCGGCCCTGATTTGCGCCACGCACCGGGTAACTGGATAAACATGACAGACCTTGTTTACAATAATGCTGCATTAAAAACATCCGATCCTTCGGCTTATGGCCAACATCTGGTGCAATATACAGCAGCTACAGTGAACAGTGTTTTCCTGAATGGGGCAAAGGATACCATACGTGCGTGGTTTAGCTGGCCGCATTACAAAATATTTGTAAACCCTGGTGGTGTTAATGTTTTAACCTCAGCATCCGACAAATGGTGGAGCCCGCCGCGCGGCACCAATACAGATTGGTACATCTTCCGCGAAGCGGAAACGTATATCTTACGTGCTGAAGCATATGTGTGGAAAGGGCAGACCGCTTTAGCTATGGCCGATTTAAACGTAGTAAGGGCGCGTGCGCAAGCCACACTATTCACCGATCCGTCCAAGATCAATATCGGTACCATACTTGACGAGCGCCAAAGGGAATTATATTGGGAAGAACCGCGTAAAACCGAACTTACCCGTATAGCTTTCATTTTTGCACAAACAGGTATACCATCATACACCGGTAAGGTTTACAACACGGCTAATTTTTCGACCGATAATTTCTTCTACGATCGTATTATGGCCAAGAACGATTTTTACCGGAACCCTGCGGTTGTTACCAACTCGGGTAATCACTTTACCATTTCGCCTTATCACGTATTGTGGCCAATCCCGCAATCGGATATTGATTTGAATATTAACGGGCACCTTAATCAAAACAAAGGATATGCAGGCTCGGAAACGAATGTGCCGGCGCTTGATCACATAGTGCCATAGCACAAAAGATAAACTAAACCTTATACAATTTAGTTTTATAAATGGGAGGCCCTTAGTCGTAATAGCTAAGGGCCTTTTTTGTGGCCAATGCAATTTAAAAATCTAACCTGTCATTTCGACGAACCCGTAGGGCATAGTGATGGCGTGAGGAGAAATCTTATACGCGAGATAATTATGTAGAAGATTTTTTTCGTTTCTCGTCGAAATGACACTAATTTAATCGTTAGTGGTTTTGTGCCACAACTTATGCCAGCCCAGTTTGGCTGCAATTACCACATGGTTTAATAGCGTGGGGATTAAACCGTAATGTCGTTTCATAATGTCGAAACGCTCGTTTAAACTTTGGCGATGGCGTTTTTTGGACATGCCGCCTACCAAGTATCTGGCTACATAACCATCAATCTTCACTATCTTTTTGGCTTTCTTAGCCGCGCGAATGATCCAGTCGATGTCTGAACTTAACTGGTATTGGCGGTCATAAGGTTCAGCCAATTCCCGGCGGATATAAATGGCCTGGTGACTAACACTCATGCCATATTTAAAATCGCGCCAGGTGAAGTTTTCGGGCACTCTATGCCGGCGCCGGCCAAGACTTTCTAACCGGTCGTTTATCATTTCGGTTTCGCCATAATAAATATCGGCACCCGGGCTGGTAACAAATACTTTGGCTACGGTATCGTTACTATAAAACTCGTCGCCGCTGTTCATAAATATCACATAGTCACCGGTAGCCGCGGCCAGGCCTTTGTTCATGGCGTCATAAATACCTTCATCCGTTTCGCTGATGAGTTTGCTTATGCGGTCTTGGTATTTGCTGATGACATCAAGTGTTCCATCGGTTGAAAGGCCATCTATTATTATATATTCAATATTTGGATGGGTTTGATTGATGACCGAAAGCATTGTGCGTTCAATATCCTTTACATTATTGTAAACAATGGTAATAACCGATAGGACAGGTGCAACAGGGGGCATTTAAAGTAAGGATTTATAAAGGGCAATATACTTATCCGCTACTATTTCATTAGTGAAATTTTGCAGCACTTTATTGCGGGCATTAACGGCTAAAGTTTGCGCGTTGGAACTATCCAGCACAAAACGTATCCCCGCGGCAAAATCGGCCGAAGATTTGTATTCGGCAAGATAACCGTTTTGCAAATGATCTACCATATCTGGTATACCTCCAGTATTAAACGCAACCACAGGCGTACCGCAAGCCAGCGCTTCCATTACCGTGTTAGGCAGGTTATCTTCAATAGCAGGCGTTACAAAAACATCTGCCAGGCTGTAGAGTTCGGCAATATCATACTGCGAATTGATCACGTTCAGTTCATATACCTTAAAAGGTAATACAGTTACGTCAAATAACTTATTTTTTCCAAAGATAACTATCTCTACTTCATCGGTATAAGTATCTCTTAGCTTCTCTAAAGCCTCTATAAGGTAAACTATACCTTTGCGGCGGTCCATAATATTGGCAGCCCCAAAAAGAATGATCTTTTTATGAGGTGGTATTCCCCATTTCTGACGGGTAACATTATTATTCTTCGGTGAAAAAATTTCGGTATCGATAGGGTTAGGTATAGCTTCTATTCGGTAACCTTTCAGCAACGAACTTTGCCGGGCCGTATCGGCCAGCCAGTTGCTGCAGGTTACAAACACGATACTTTCGGTATCAGATAGTAAGTGCATTTTGCGTAGCCAGCCCTTATTAGACAGGTCTTTTGCATCGGGGTCTTTCAGCATCCAGCAGTAACCACATTGATGTAAAAAATGATTGCAATCGCCGGCGTAATGGCAGCCGCCGGTAAAGGCCCACATATCGTGCAGGGTCCATACCACCGGTTTACCCAGCCGCACTAATCTAATTAAGTCATTGGTAGAAAGAAAGCCCTGGTTGATCCAATGCAGATGCAGCAGATCGGCATTTTTTACTAGCGCTTCGCCTGAGATATCTGTGCCCCGTTTAGCGGTAGAGAAGGCAAACCTTACCCATTTGGTATCTGCATCAAAAACAATAAAAGGAATCCGTTCGGCAAAAAAATTATAGGTTGCCCTTAGTTTGGCCCATATGCCTGTTGCGGTGGGATATACACGATCACCACCTGTCTGTTTTTTTTGTACCAGTAAGTGTGTGTCTACCTGTCTAAATTGCAAAGCCTTCAGCAAACGCATGCAAGCCGCGGGTGCTCCGCCACCGGCATCGGACGTGTTAATAAGGGTAACTTTCATTCAGGCAATTGTATTTGCAGGCAATTATACTGATTATAACAATGAAAATTTTACTTTTGGTGTTGGGCATCTGTAGTTAATTTATATCCCAAAGTTATAATGGATTTTTTTACGTATTTGTTTTGCGACTGGAAAGCTAACCGTGGTAACCCCAAGGGAAAACTGGTGATGCTGATGTTTCGGTTGGTGCAATATGTGAACCGTTATCTTTTATTGAAGATCATTTTTATCCCATACCTTATCTGGTACCGTTTTTTTGTGGAATGGGTGCTGTGTATTGAATTGCCCCGTAAACTAACTATAGGCAAAGGGCTGGCATTATATCACGGACAAGCGCTGGTAGTTAATTTAAGAACGATTATAGGCGAGAATTGCACGCTGCGTAACGGCATTACCATAGGCCACAAAAAACTGGCCGACGGCACCCTAAGCGGCAGCCCACGCATTGGTAACAATGTAGATATAGGGGCCAATGCCTGTATTATTGGCGATATAACCATTGGCGATAATGTAATAATAGGCGCCGGGGCGGTAGTGGTGAAAGATATACCGGCAAATAGTGTGGCGGTAGGTAACCCGGCAAGGTGCCTCACCCCAACCCCCTCCCAAGGAGAGGGAGTTAATGTGAATTAATTATTAAACTCAAAAGTCCGCTCCTTTGGAGAGGATTTAGGTGAGGCTTATGGAGCAAAATTTAACAGACCGTAACTTTTGGAAGGCTTTTTGGGAATCGAAAAAAGACCTGATATTTTCTATTAAACCCGATTATTATTTCGGCAGCATTATGGCGAAGCTGATCACTGATAAGGGCGTAAAAACGGCTATTGAATTGGGGGGCTTCCCCGGCTATTATGCTACCTACCTGAAGAAATATCAGCATTTAGATACAACATTGTTTGATTATTATATAGACGAGGATATTATTAACCGCCTGCTGGAAAAGAACGGACTTAAACCCGGCGATATCCATATCATTGAATCAGACCTGTTTACTTATCAAACACAGCAATTGTATGATATGGTGCTTTCCTTTGGTTTGATAGAGCATTTCAGCGATACCAAAGATATTATCAGCCGCCACCTGCAGTTTTTGAAACCGGGTGGGGTGCTGTTTATCACGCTGCCAAACTTTAAAGGGGTTAACGGCTGGGTGCAGCGCAAGTTCGACCGTAGTAATTACGATAAGCACTTCATTGAAAGTATGAACCTGCAACTCCTGGCTCAAACATGCCGCGATTTAGGTTTAACCGAAGTAGAATCATTTTATCATGGTAAATTCTCGGTATGGCTGGAGAACCGCGCCGAGCAAAGCGGTTTGGTGAAAGGTTTGGTGAAAACCATTTGGCTGGCCGGAAAGGGGTTCACAAAAATTCTCCCGATAGAAACAAAGGTGTTTTCGCCATATATTGTTTTAAAGGCAATTAAGTAAATTGCAAAGGACACTACGACTTCTATTATTAACTTATCAATAATTATGAGAAAACTTTACCCTTTCTTATGTGCTTTGCTATTATCTGCATTTGTACACGCCCAAAGCCACGACGTTTACTTCACATCAAATCCAACCTTAACACCCGATGGCAAAACAGTGATCTTTAGTTTTGAAGGCGACCTTTGGAAAGCCGACGTAAGCAACCCTGTAGCTACCCGGTTAACCGCCATGCAGGGCGAAGAGACCAGTCCGCGGGTATCACCTGATGGGCAATGGCTGGCATTTTCATCAAACCAGTATGGAAATAACGATGTATATGTAATGCCTATGGGCGGTGGCGATATCAAACAGTTAACCTGGCACGATGCCAGCGACGAGGTGGATTCCTGGAGTTGGGATTCAAAAACCATTTACTTTACATCGGGCAGGTATAATAGCTTTTCTGAGTATAAGGTTAGTCGCGATGGGGGTACGCCGTCAAGATTGTTCGGTAACTATTTTAACACCATACACGGGGTGGTTGAACATCCCAAAACCGGCGAATTATTTTTTAGCGATACCTGGGAAAGCTATCGCTTCCCGCAGCGTAAGCATTATAAGGGGGCTTATAACCCCGATATCGAATCGTACAACCCCAAAACCAAAGCTTTTAAACAATATACCAATTGGATAGGTAAGGATTTTTGGACAACTATTGACCAAAAAGGCGATGTTTATTTCGTATCCGACGAGGCTAATGGCGAATACAACCTGTATACTTTCATCAACGGCAAAAAAACCGCGCTGACCGATTTTAAAACCTCTATAAAACGCCCGTTTGTAAGCGCCAATGGAGAACGGGTGGTATTTGAAAAAGATTACCAACTGTATACTTATGATGTGGCCGGTAAAAAAGTACAGAAGTTGAACTTTACCATCTTCCGCAACAATGTATTACCTAAAGAACAGGAGTTTGAGATAGCCGGGCATATTGAAGCCATGGACTTATCGGTCGATGGCAAAAAGATGGCCTTTGTATCGCGTGGTGAATTGTTTGTAAGCGATGCCGAAGGCAAATTCATCCGCCAAATTCAACGCGGCAATAGTGAGCGTGTAACTGAGGTGAAATGGATGCCTGATAACCGTACGCTGATTTACTGCCGTACAGTTGGCGGTTACCCCAACCTATTCACCATTGCTGCCGATGGTACCGGCACTGAAAAGCAGTTAACCAGTGATAAAGGAACCGACCGCCTGATGACGGTTGATAAAACCCATACCCATGCCGTTTATCTGAGCGGCCGTAACGAGGTAAGGCTAATCAACCTGAAAACAATGGAGAACAAAACCATTGTAAAGGATGAACTGTGGGGTTTCCAAAACTCGCAGCCGGGCTTTTCGCCTAATGGCGAATATGTGATATATACTGCCATCCGCAATTTTGAACAGGATATTTTTGTATACAAGATCAGCAATGGCAAAATCACCAACCTAACCAACACCGGCGTTACTGAAAGTGAACCGGTATGGTCGCCCGATGGCAAGTATATTTTTTTTGCTT of the Mucilaginibacter boryungensis genome contains:
- a CDS encoding RagB/SusD family nutrient uptake outer membrane protein, with protein sequence MKKINKSIITAFAVAAVIIADGCTKRADLTPDPLSKLTPDQTLNTPAAFKSAIETLNLTMRTEYFGDSAPMLTESIFTDSGVEGTTDKTTPAQDLNARITPTANLDSDDYNKIGRYWYMWWQGVHDANVVISRIDNATWPTTAARNAVLGAAYFHRAYRYYRLTHQFGDVPLILKEETAVNTSYYSTQRLVILKQMKTDLEFAAANLPVTVDKGEISKGAANHLLTKVNLALGLFDDAIASATAVINGPYHLMTSRFGIVANDATRNVIWDLHRPENKSLGSNTEAILNVIDRETLDGATPNGSQIMRNNIPMWHNGTILTPVGHKPGIVDAVTAEFPLTLYYGRGIGRARPTSYATQAIWADSGPDLRHAPGNWINMTDLVYNNAALKTSDPSAYGQHLVQYTAATVNSVFLNGAKDTIRAWFSWPHYKIFVNPGGVNVLTSASDKWWSPPRGTNTDWYIFREAETYILRAEAYVWKGQTALAMADLNVVRARAQATLFTDPSKINIGTILDERQRELYWEEPRKTELTRIAFIFAQTGIPSYTGKVYNTANFSTDNFFYDRIMAKNDFYRNPAVVTNSGNHFTISPYHVLWPIPQSDIDLNINGHLNQNKGYAGSETNVPALDHIVP
- a CDS encoding 7TM diverse intracellular signaling domain-containing protein, which encodes MRIPILKRLFVAFMLLLPFNLAAQQLVPIDSTIQEHVFGAKQIKWLPDSNGSLTLQQVMSQEYDRKFNENKAYYPQNYNLHTWYWYKIKVRFNQTMKGRDCLIEFFDQTTDDITAFIPDTNGNYISSRAGAKFNFKDRLFRHKNFEFKVLNYKKGEYTYYFRVKSVEQVNVIIVYRRIDYFIHYALTEYLTYGLFYGMILIFCFHNLLMFMAVKRLQYLFYVLYILSVGFYEMSVDGIAFQYLWPKSPAWNEYAYGIALYMISVFALIFTKELLQVKTRAKSLYNLINVVLVLRTLYFIYCFLFNKSFFIYKFVDAIPLAVAFYTGIKVWSEGFKPARFFVLGYTFLFIGFLIKLSVVLGLFPILNRVLGHYSLSLSFVLEMVFLSFSIGDQVRLLRREKDEAQEETIRQMAINVELKDSINRELEHQVKIRTAEVIQKSDEIIKQSHIIEEQNEELLATNEQLELQAAEISRMNQLLQKDNIQLKTNIEKVTDARALSTELSFEEFSAKYPDQETCYKFLSELKWANGYQCSRCGNNNYCGGRMPYSRRCTKCTYEESALQKTIFHNNRIPINKAFYLVYLMYTSKGTISSHQLSEKLEIRQSTCWSYAIRVKKAMAERKKESKKGSTQGWSKLVIENS
- a CDS encoding glycosyltransferase family 2 protein; this encodes MPPVAPVLSVITIVYNNVKDIERTMLSVINQTHPNIEYIIIDGLSTDGTLDVISKYQDRISKLISETDEGIYDAMNKGLAAATGDYVIFMNSGDEFYSNDTVAKVFVTSPGADIYYGETEMINDRLESLGRRRHRVPENFTWRDFKYGMSVSHQAIYIRRELAEPYDRQYQLSSDIDWIIRAAKKAKKIVKIDGYVARYLVGGMSKKRHRQSLNERFDIMKRHYGLIPTLLNHVVIAAKLGWHKLWHKTTND
- a CDS encoding glycosyltransferase family 4 protein, translated to MKVTLINTSDAGGGAPAACMRLLKALQFRQVDTHLLVQKKQTGGDRVYPTATGIWAKLRATYNFFAERIPFIVFDADTKWVRFAFSTAKRGTDISGEALVKNADLLHLHWINQGFLSTNDLIRLVRLGKPVVWTLHDMWAFTGGCHYAGDCNHFLHQCGYCWMLKDPDAKDLSNKGWLRKMHLLSDTESIVFVTCSNWLADTARQSSLLKGYRIEAIPNPIDTEIFSPKNNNVTRQKWGIPPHKKIILFGAANIMDRRKGIVYLIEALEKLRDTYTDEVEIVIFGKNKLFDVTVLPFKVYELNVINSQYDIAELYSLADVFVTPAIEDNLPNTVMEALACGTPVVAFNTGGIPDMVDHLQNGYLAEYKSSADFAAGIRFVLDSSNAQTLAVNARNKVLQNFTNEIVADKYIALYKSLL
- a CDS encoding SusC/RagA family TonB-linked outer membrane protein, which gives rise to MKKQITLLITVLLTACLYSFAQTNVKGTVSDSKNTPIPGATVKVKETGKAVATDINGNYTISAAANSTLIFSSVGYTTVEQKVNNRSTVNVQLADDSKQLSDVVVIGYGTRAVKDVTGAISSVKAEKLENENPTSVTDLIRGNVPGITVSMNTSAKGGGAGDLLVRGKATLSANTQPLIVLDGVIYNGQLADINPNDIERVDILRDPSALAVYGSTSAAGVVAVTTKKGKNGAPQITLNANTGISQLEKNQKFYGPEGFLNWRADGARSSNTTNPYYFYSNPNALPDGVTLAQFMGTSTGDPTTVWLQRLGLQNNEIANYFAGKTTDWAKLVFRNGLRQDYTASLSGRNDNTNYYMSGNFTKNQNLIQGGEYKNYRVRVNLEGKASKFLTVGVNAQFASRDEGGNEADWNQIINSSPYGDMYLADGVTLRRIDTDDSGLNQRNPFLAMHYNQTVAVQNVLFANMFAKVNLPFGILYTLNYSPSIEAYRNFNFIPVANPNELAGGEVSRTMENRYRYNLDNILSWNKTFGIHNFDVTGLLNKEKYQSWYTSTSNSNLSPSDLLGYHSVGAGTLPIESSDDRVYNADALMGRVNYTLMGRYILTGTIRRDGFSPFGLQYPRATYKSGALAWILSDESFMKTDKFKWLNFAKLRLGYGDNGNRLTAGSGTSTVDPLVALAVLASPKYPTVTSAGVVTNNPTLVATSLQNPNLKWERTTGINIGLDFTILNNRLNGSIDLYNRKTTNLIVRRALSAIQGLNDSQIPLTGTTYLSNNSSLFSNIGEVNNKGFEINLNGKILSTKNFRWDASGNFFVNRNKIVHLYGSQTIVDAAGNTTTVEKDDIGNGWFIGHDVNTVWDYNIQGVWKTTEATEAATYGAKPGDFKLQDVNGDHVYTNADKQFLGSTSGLWNWSLRNDFNIYKNFDFSFLIVSQIGQLRKYNQALNNPGSVGFARQSSYVLPYWTPDNQIDNYARLSSGSEGTTINVWRKASFARVQTVSVGYTFNKNLVKKVGMQSAKIFASANNLWVYDPSWDFWDPQNDGPTPRLLSVGLNVTF